The following proteins are encoded in a genomic region of Sulfurimonas sp. HSL3-7:
- a CDS encoding Ig-like domain-containing protein, giving the protein MATTDAAGNPGSATDTETYTVDTTLPVPTITLDANITADDVINAAESGQNIAITGVVGGEFNTGDTVTVTVNGVDSTGTVDAAGHFSINVAGSDLAADTTVSASVATTDAAGNPGSATDTETYTVDTTLPVPTITLDANITADDVINAAESGQNIAITGVVGGEFNTGDTVTVTVNGVDSTGTVDAAGHFSINVAGSDLAADTTVSASVATTDAAGNPGSATDTETYTVDTTLPVPTITLDANITADDVINAAESGQNIAITGVVAASSTQAIQ; this is encoded by the coding sequence GTGGCAACGACAGATGCCGCTGGTAACCCTGGTAGTGCCACTGATACAGAGACGTACACAGTCGATACCACTCTTCCAGTCCCAACCATCACTCTAGATGCTAATATCACGGCTGATGATGTGATCAATGCAGCTGAGTCGGGTCAAAACATTGCGATCACTGGTGTAGTGGGCGGCGAGTTCAACACAGGCGATACAGTGACAGTCACTGTCAATGGTGTCGACTCAACTGGCACTGTCGATGCAGCTGGTCACTTCTCAATCAATGTCGCGGGGTCAGACCTAGCAGCTGATACAACTGTCAGTGCCAGTGTGGCAACGACAGATGCCGCTGGTAACCCTGGTAGTGCCACTGATACAGAGACGTACACAGTCGATACCACTCTTCCAGTCCCAACCATCACTCTAGATGCTAATATCACGGCTGATGATGTGATCAATGCAGCTGAGTCGGGTCAAAACATTGCGATCACTGGTGTAGTGGGCGGCGAGTTCAACACAGGCGATACAGTGACAGTCACTGTCAATGGTGTCGACTCAACTGGCACTGTCGATGCAGCTGGTCACTTCTCAATCAATGTCGCGGGGTCAGACCTAGCAGCTGATACAACTGTCAGTGCCAGTGTGGCAACGACAGATGCCGCTGGTAACCCTGGTAGTGCCACTGATACAGAGACGTACACAGTCGATACCACTCTTCCAGTCCCAACCATCACTCTAGATGCTAATATCACGGCTGATGATGTGATCAATGCAGCTGAGTCGGGTCAAAACATTGCGATCACTGGTGTAGTGGCGGCGAGTTCAACACAGGCGATACAGTGA
- a CDS encoding Ig-like domain-containing protein, whose translation MGGEFNTGDTVTVTVNGVDSTGTVDAAGHFSINVAGSDLAADTTVSASVATTDAAGNPGSATDTETYTVDTTLPVPTITLDANITADDVINAAESGQNIAITGVVGGEFNTGDTVTVTVNGVDSTGTVDAAGHFSINVAGSDLAADTTVSASVATTDAAGNPGSATDTETYTVDTTLPVPTITLDANITADDVINAAESGQNIAITGVVGGEFNTGDTVTVTVNGVDSTGTVDAAGHFSINVAGSDLAADTTVSASVATTDAAGNPGSATDTETYTVDTTLPVPTITLDANITADDVINAAESGQNIAITGVVGGEFNTGDTVTVTVNGVDSTGTVDAAGHFSINVAGSDLAADTTVSASVATTDAAGNPGSATDTETYTVDTTLPVPTITLDANITADDVINAAESGQNIAITGVVGGEFNTGDTVTVTVNGVDSTGTVDAAGHFSINVAGSDLAADTTVSASVATTDAAGNPGSATDTETYTVDTTLPVPTITLDANITADDVINAAESGQNIAITGVVGGEFNTGDTVTVTVNGVDSTGTVDAAGHFSINVAGSDLAADTTVSASVATTDAAGNPGSATDTETYTVDTTLPVPTITLDANITADDVINAAESGQNIAITGVVGGEFNTGDTVTVTVNGVDSTGTVDAAGHFSINVAGSDLAADTTVSASVATTDAAGNPGSATDTETYTVDTTLPVPTITLDANITADDVINAAESGQNIAITGVVGGEFNTGDTVTVTVNGVDSTGTVDAAGHFSINVAGSDLAADTTVSASVATTDAAGNPGSATDTETYTVDTTLPVPTITLDANITADDVINAAESGQNIAITGVVGGEFNTGDTVTVTVNGVDSTGTVDAAGHFSINVAGSDLAADTTVSASVATTDAAGNPGSATDTETYTVDTTLPVPTITLDANITADDVINAAESGQNIAITGVVGGEFNTGDTVTVTVNGVDSTGTVDAAGHFSINVAGSDLAADTTVSASVATTDAAGNPGSATDTETYTVDTTLPVPTITLDANITADDVINAAESGQNIAITGVVGGEFNTGDTVTVTVNGVDSTGTVDAAGHFSINVAGSDLAADTTVSASVATTDAAGNPGSATDTETYTVDTTLPVPTITLDANITADDVINAAESGQNIAITGVVGGEFNTGDTVTVTVNGVDSTGTVDAAGHFSINVAGSDLAADTTVSASVATTDAAGNPGSATDTETYTVDTTLPVPTITLDANITADDVINAAESGQNIAITGVVGGEFNTGDTVTVTVNGVDSTGTVDAAGHFSINVAGSDLAADTTVSASVATTDAAGNPGSATDTETYTVDTTLPVPTITLDANITADDVINAAESGQNIAITGVVGGEFNTGDTVTVTVNGVDSTGTVDAAGHFSINVAGSDLAADTTVSASVATTDAAGNPGSATDTETYTVDTTLPVPTITLDANITADDVINAAESGQNIAITGVVGGEFNTGDTVTVTVNGVDSTGTVDAAGHFSINVAGSDLAADTTVSASVATTDAAGNPGSATDTETYTVDTTLPVPTITLDANITADDVINAAESGQNIAITGVVGGEFNTGDTVTVTVNGVDSTGTVDAAGHFSINVAGSDLAADTTVSASVATTDAAGNPGSATDTETYTVDTTLPVPTITLDANITADDVINAAESGQNIAITGVVGGEFNTGDTVTVTVNGVDSTGTVDAAGHFSINVAGSDLAADTTVSASVATTDAAGNPGSATDTETYTVDTTLPVVTDQTFTYVENQVTNAIVATVVGTDNVAVTGYTFAATGTQLSADGFYAINNTGEISITAAGAASGINDYETAPNSSTYDVVATDAAGNETTAAITLNESNSNDNAPVAVDDAITATEDTSFTSTIDLDANDTDLDGDALTVVAGTFTTAQGGEIVIATDGSYTYTPALNFSGTDTVDYTVTDGTLTDIGTLTITVTPVDDATTTVSDTGSTNEDTTLTITAANGVLSNDSDVDTALSVATFTVAGDTTVYTAGTDTATIAGVGTLTMGTDGSYEFIPAADYSGSVPEVTYTLNSGSSDTLDITVTAVADTPVITIGTAIESTYVPPVSVGLTKEIYLNQTFGTVDSNQLETITDGLTADSTVTVTQPYSTGMDAAAADDLATDSIEVTTGLIYLEAGTTISLEGYYDDSLYIELGGQVLVETTGDSWGTYDTSAVVTGAAQGSGTITTTGTFTATQSGYYTLETYVYNDSGQGDMSINVSVNGGATVPLDTTNFNIYSSTADISDYEAFEMTAGSDGGVYPVVTTIDMALNVDLADTDGSESLTIVLSAFPEGTTFSRGALDTASGNWIIALAAGDNLTDLQAVLPEGYTGDFNYSVTATATESSNGDTASATAHVVNSTPVDVFISMDEGNLANGTAPDATALVSSGILESSVVSVNGVVADAGGLITVTSAHGELVVDTADNSYTYTLTGATTEGVDDSDIFEYSDGTTTGYIGVAIADDAPVTSDATNEIVLPSVDTNIQLILDFSGSMAFAIDDGNGGTTTALAIMQTAVTDMLNKYANLGDVKVSIVTFSDSATTYQSNGEVWMTVAEATAYVNGLTDADMGGGTYYDTALTQTMSTYDTAGKIVDGQNVTYFLTDGAPTWGHEIGTAEESIWTTFLDLNDVNAFVYGMGTGASQANIDPIAYDGVTPVDTDGVVVANANDLPPVLRDSVIDASSGGIVSGGGIGTNVGFGADGGYIESITIDGSTYTYDSVANTISVTGVDNSTYDSVTYELTIETALNGKFVINVDTGDYTYTASGEQTVRETESIEYSVIDADGDTSSSTLTIGINPPGGMPYILETDTTVVENTTQVIGTAKDVDGTIDSSTLTATHGTVILETNGDIIYTPDSGYLGSDTISVSVTDNDGNTTTKDIAVSVLTIADNALTMSIDNGTVLTDTVIYQDTTDYAYSNNGDTHTYSSFGADGKTVTIEIDNYRDNRDEGRIIFRQGTTVVYTIELDAATTGGNNQQHSFTVDPGVAFDSVEIISDADRSFDILDFKVNADLYKYDLALNAELLGNSGTLSDVTLTNIPTGVTLQDSNGIEIVQNGDGSYSATLDENGAAVVSITSTDMLTTAEKDAITSSVTSTDSLGNEVTTTIGGSLDDSVVYGTGDIVDGGLGSDTITIEADINLDFSDANIANHLSNIEQIDLTSGDHAIVNLSLDDILTMTDSNNTLTITGDASDSVAAVDKSGWTQDAINVGNEDNGDGTATYVYSNDTTSDSITLTIDDNVNNTAL comes from the coding sequence GTGGGCGGCGAGTTCAACACAGGCGATACAGTGACAGTCACTGTCAATGGTGTCGACTCAACTGGCACTGTCGATGCAGCTGGTCACTTCTCAATCAATGTCGCGGGGTCAGACCTAGCAGCTGATACAACTGTCAGTGCCAGTGTGGCAACGACAGATGCCGCTGGTAACCCTGGTAGTGCCACTGATACAGAGACGTACACAGTCGATACCACTCTTCCAGTCCCAACCATCACTCTAGATGCTAATATCACGGCTGATGATGTGATCAATGCAGCTGAGTCGGGTCAAAACATTGCGATCACTGGTGTAGTGGGCGGCGAGTTCAACACAGGCGATACAGTGACAGTCACTGTCAATGGTGTCGACTCAACTGGCACTGTCGATGCAGCTGGTCACTTCTCAATCAATGTCGCGGGGTCAGACCTAGCAGCTGATACAACTGTCAGTGCCAGTGTGGCAACGACAGATGCCGCTGGTAACCCTGGTAGTGCCACTGATACAGAGACGTACACAGTCGATACCACTCTTCCAGTCCCAACCATCACTCTAGATGCTAATATCACGGCTGATGATGTGATCAATGCAGCTGAGTCGGGTCAAAACATTGCGATCACTGGTGTAGTGGGCGGCGAGTTCAACACAGGCGATACAGTGACAGTCACTGTCAATGGTGTCGACTCAACTGGCACTGTCGATGCAGCTGGTCACTTCTCAATCAATGTCGCGGGGTCAGACCTAGCAGCTGATACAACTGTCAGTGCCAGTGTGGCAACGACAGATGCCGCTGGTAACCCTGGTAGTGCCACTGATACAGAGACGTACACAGTCGATACCACTCTTCCAGTCCCAACCATCACTCTAGATGCTAATATCACGGCTGATGATGTGATCAATGCAGCTGAGTCGGGTCAAAACATTGCGATCACTGGTGTAGTGGGCGGCGAGTTCAACACAGGCGATACAGTGACAGTCACTGTCAATGGTGTCGACTCAACTGGCACTGTCGATGCAGCTGGTCACTTCTCAATCAATGTCGCGGGGTCAGACCTAGCAGCTGATACAACTGTCAGTGCCAGTGTGGCAACGACAGATGCCGCTGGTAACCCTGGTAGTGCCACTGATACAGAGACGTACACAGTCGATACCACTCTTCCAGTCCCAACCATCACTCTAGATGCTAATATCACGGCTGATGATGTGATCAATGCAGCTGAGTCGGGTCAAAACATTGCGATCACTGGTGTAGTGGGCGGCGAGTTCAACACAGGCGATACAGTGACAGTCACTGTCAATGGTGTCGACTCAACTGGCACTGTCGATGCAGCTGGTCACTTCTCAATCAATGTCGCGGGGTCAGACCTAGCAGCTGATACAACTGTCAGTGCCAGTGTGGCAACGACAGATGCCGCTGGTAACCCTGGTAGTGCCACTGATACAGAGACGTACACAGTCGATACCACTCTTCCAGTCCCAACCATCACTCTAGATGCTAATATCACGGCTGATGATGTGATCAATGCAGCTGAGTCGGGTCAAAACATTGCGATCACTGGTGTAGTGGGCGGCGAGTTCAACACAGGCGATACAGTGACAGTCACTGTCAATGGTGTCGACTCAACTGGCACTGTCGATGCAGCTGGTCACTTCTCAATCAATGTCGCGGGGTCAGACCTAGCAGCTGATACAACTGTCAGTGCCAGTGTGGCAACGACAGATGCCGCTGGTAACCCTGGTAGTGCCACTGATACAGAGACGTACACAGTCGATACCACTCTTCCAGTCCCAACCATCACTCTAGATGCTAATATCACGGCTGATGATGTGATCAATGCAGCTGAGTCGGGTCAAAACATTGCGATCACTGGTGTAGTGGGCGGCGAGTTCAACACAGGCGATACAGTGACAGTCACTGTCAATGGTGTCGACTCAACTGGCACTGTCGATGCAGCTGGTCACTTCTCAATCAATGTCGCGGGGTCAGACCTAGCAGCTGATACAACTGTCAGTGCCAGTGTGGCAACGACAGATGCCGCTGGTAACCCTGGTAGTGCCACTGATACAGAGACGTACACAGTCGATACCACTCTTCCAGTCCCAACCATCACTCTAGATGCTAATATCACGGCTGATGATGTGATCAATGCAGCTGAGTCGGGTCAAAACATTGCGATCACTGGTGTAGTGGGCGGCGAGTTCAACACAGGCGATACAGTGACAGTCACTGTCAATGGTGTCGACTCAACTGGCACTGTCGATGCAGCTGGTCACTTCTCAATCAATGTCGCGGGGTCAGACCTAGCAGCTGATACAACTGTCAGTGCCAGTGTGGCAACGACAGATGCCGCTGGTAACCCTGGTAGTGCCACTGATACAGAGACGTACACAGTCGATACCACTCTTCCAGTCCCAACCATCACTCTAGATGCTAATATCACGGCTGATGATGTGATCAATGCAGCTGAGTCGGGTCAAAACATTGCGATCACTGGTGTAGTGGGCGGCGAGTTCAACACAGGCGATACAGTGACAGTCACTGTCAATGGTGTCGACTCAACTGGCACTGTCGATGCAGCTGGTCACTTCTCAATCAATGTCGCGGGGTCAGACCTAGCAGCTGATACAACTGTCAGTGCCAGTGTGGCAACGACAGATGCCGCTGGTAACCCTGGTAGTGCCACTGATACAGAGACGTACACAGTCGATACCACTCTTCCAGTCCCAACCATCACTCTAGATGCTAATATCACGGCTGATGATGTGATCAATGCAGCTGAGTCGGGTCAAAACATTGCGATCACTGGTGTAGTGGGCGGCGAGTTCAACACAGGCGATACAGTGACAGTCACTGTCAATGGTGTCGACTCAACTGGCACTGTCGATGCAGCTGGTCACTTCTCAATCAATGTCGCGGGGTCAGACCTAGCAGCTGATACAACTGTCAGTGCCAGTGTGGCAACGACAGATGCCGCTGGTAACCCTGGTAGTGCCACTGATACAGAGACGTACACAGTCGATACCACTCTTCCAGTCCCAACCATCACTCTAGATGCTAATATCACGGCTGATGATGTGATCAATGCAGCTGAGTCGGGTCAAAACATTGCGATCACTGGTGTAGTGGGCGGCGAGTTCAACACAGGCGATACAGTGACAGTCACTGTCAATGGTGTCGACTCAACTGGCACTGTCGATGCAGCTGGTCACTTCTCAATCAATGTCGCGGGGTCAGACCTAGCAGCTGATACAACTGTCAGTGCCAGTGTGGCAACGACAGATGCCGCTGGTAACCCTGGTAGTGCCACTGATACAGAGACGTACACAGTCGATACCACTCTTCCAGTCCCAACCATCACTCTAGATGCTAATATCACGGCTGATGATGTGATCAATGCAGCTGAGTCGGGTCAAAACATTGCGATCACTGGTGTAGTGGGCGGCGAGTTCAACACAGGCGATACAGTGACAGTCACTGTCAATGGTGTCGACTCAACTGGCACTGTCGATGCAGCTGGTCACTTCTCAATCAATGTCGCGGGGTCAGACCTAGCAGCTGATACAACTGTCAGTGCCAGTGTGGCAACGACAGATGCCGCTGGTAACCCTGGTAGTGCCACTGATACAGAGACGTACACAGTCGATACCACTCTTCCAGTCCCAACCATCACTCTAGATGCTAATATCACGGCTGATGATGTGATCAATGCAGCTGAGTCGGGTCAAAACATTGCGATCACTGGTGTAGTGGGCGGCGAGTTCAACACAGGCGATACAGTGACAGTCACTGTCAATGGTGTCGACTCAACTGGCACTGTCGATGCAGCTGGTCACTTCTCAATCAATGTCGCGGGGTCAGACCTAGCAGCTGATACAACTGTCAGTGCCAGTGTGGCAACGACAGATGCCGCTGGTAACCCTGGTAGTGCCACTGATACAGAGACGTACACAGTCGATACCACTCTTCCAGTCCCAACCATCACTCTAGATGCTAATATCACGGCTGATGATGTGATCAATGCAGCTGAGTCGGGTCAAAACATTGCGATCACTGGTGTAGTGGGCGGCGAGTTCAACACAGGCGATACAGTGACAGTCACTGTCAATGGTGTCGACTCAACTGGCACTGTCGATGCAGCTGGTCACTTCTCAATCAATGTCGCGGGGTCAGACCTAGCAGCTGATACAACTGTCAGTGCCAGTGTGGCAACGACAGATGCCGCTGGTAACCCTGGTAGTGCCACTGATACAGAGACGTACACAGTCGATACCACTCTTCCAGTCCCAACCATCACTCTAGATGCTAATATCACGGCTGATGATGTGATCAATGCAGCTGAGTCGGGTCAAAACATTGCGATCACTGGTGTAGTGGGCGGCGAGTTCAACACAGGCGATACAGTGACAGTCACTGTCAATGGTGTCGACTCAACTGGCACTGTCGATGCAGCTGGTCACTTCTCAATCAATGTCGCGGGGTCAGACCTAGCAGCTGATACAACTGTCAGTGCCAGTGTGGCAACGACAGATGCCGCTGGTAACCCTGGTAGTGCCACTGATACAGAGACGTACACAGTCGATACCACTCTTCCAGTCCCAACCATCACTCTAGATGCTAATATCACGGCTGATGATGTGATCAATGCAGCTGAGTCGGGTCAAAACATTGCGATCACTGGTGTAGTGGGCGGCGAGTTCAACACAGGCGATACAGTGACAGTCACTGTCAATGGTGTCGACTCAACTGGCACTGTCGATGCAGCTGGTCACTTCTCAATCAATGTCGCGGGGTCAGACCTAGCAGCTGATACAACTGTCAGTGCCAGTGTGGCAACGACAGATGCCGCTGGTAACCCTGGTAGTGCCACTGATACAGAGACGTACACAGTCGATACCACTCTTCCAGTCCCAACCATCACTCTAGATGCTAATATCACGGCTGATGATGTGATCAATGCAGCTGAGTCGGGTCAAAACATTGCGATCACTGGTGTAGTGGGCGGCGAGTTCAACACAGGCGATACAGTGACAGTCACTGTCAATGGTGTCGACTCAACTGGCACTGTCGATGCAGCTGGTCACTTCTCAATCAATGTCGCGGGGTCAGACCTAGCAGCTGATACAACTGTCAGTGCCAGTGTGGCAACGACAGATGCCGCTGGTAACCCTGGTAGTGCCACTGATACAGAGACGTACACAGTCGATACCACTCTTCCAGTAGTGACAGATCAAACATTTACTTATGTTGAGAACCAAGTAACGAATGCAATAGTAGCCACTGTAGTGGGAACAGATAATGTCGCTGTAACAGGGTACACCTTCGCTGCAACGGGTACACAACTTTCAGCAGATGGCTTCTATGCCATTAATAATACCGGTGAGATCTCAATCACAGCAGCTGGCGCGGCTTCAGGAATCAATGATTACGAAACAGCGCCAAACAGCAGTACATATGATGTCGTTGCTACTGATGCAGCAGGTAATGAGACAACCGCTGCTATTACACTCAATGAGAGTAATAGTAATGATAATGCACCGGTCGCCGTCGATGATGCCATTACAGCCACTGAAGATACATCATTTACTTCAACCATTGATTTAGATGCTAACGATACAGACTTAGACGGCGATGCGTTAACTGTTGTAGCCGGTACCTTCACAACAGCTCAAGGCGGAGAGATCGTTATTGCCACTGATGGCTCTTACACTTATACACCGGCGCTCAATTTTAGCGGTACAGATACAGTGGATTACACGGTAACTGATGGCACACTGACAGATATTGGTACATTAACGATAACAGTTACTCCGGTCGATGATGCTACCACGACAGTTTCAGATACTGGTAGCACAAACGAAGATACGACATTGACAATTACAGCTGCAAACGGTGTGTTGAGTAATGATAGTGATGTCGATACTGCACTATCGGTAGCGACCTTTACAGTGGCAGGGGATACAACAGTTTATACCGCCGGTACAGATACGGCGACAATCGCTGGTGTAGGTACATTGACAATGGGTACAGATGGCTCGTATGAGTTTATTCCAGCAGCCGACTATAGCGGTTCAGTACCTGAAGTAACGTACACCTTAAATTCAGGAAGTTCGGATACGTTGGACATCACTGTAACAGCTGTTGCAGATACACCAGTGATTACGATTGGTACTGCGATTGAAAGTACGTATGTTCCACCTGTAAGTGTGGGTCTCACCAAAGAGATATATCTAAATCAAACTTTCGGTACAGTCGACAGTAACCAATTAGAGACTATCACGGATGGCTTGACAGCTGATTCTACTGTCACAGTGACTCAGCCGTATAGCACAGGTATGGATGCTGCAGCAGCTGATGATCTTGCAACTGACAGTATAGAAGTCACTACCGGGCTGATCTACCTGGAAGCTGGAACAACGATATCTTTAGAGGGGTACTATGATGATTCGTTATATATTGAACTCGGTGGCCAGGTGTTGGTTGAGACGACAGGCGATTCCTGGGGAACGTACGATACAAGTGCTGTTGTAACTGGTGCAGCTCAAGGTAGCGGCACGATTACAACAACAGGTACATTTACTGCGACACAATCTGGATATTACACTCTGGAAACATATGTTTATAATGACAGTGGACAGGGTGACATGTCTATCAATGTCAGCGTGAACGGCGGTGCTACGGTACCATTGGATACTACGAATTTCAACATTTATTCAAGTACAGCCGATATTTCAGATTATGAAGCATTTGAGATGACCGCAGGCAGTGATGGCGGTGTGTACCCTGTCGTGACTACTATCGATATGGCACTCAATGTTGATTTGGCAGACACAGATGGTTCAGAATCCTTGACTATCGTTCTTTCTGCTTTCCCAGAAGGAACTACGTTCTCAAGAGGTGCATTGGATACCGCTAGCGGAAACTGGATCATTGCTTTAGCTGCGGGCGATAACTTAACTGATCTTCAAGCTGTTCTTCCTGAAGGCTATACCGGTGACTTTAACTACAGTGTAACTGCCACAGCCACAGAAAGCAGTAATGGCGATACGGCCAGTGCAACGGCTCATGTTGTAAACTCTACCCCTGTTGATGTGTTCATCAGTATGGATGAAGGGAATTTAGCTAATGGAACAGCTCCGGATGCAACGGCATTGGTCTCTAGCGGTATTTTAGAATCAAGTGTCGTCTCTGTTAATGGTGTCGTTGCTGATGCAGGTGGTCTGATTACCGTAACATCGGCACATGGTGAACTTGTGGTCGATACGGCAGATAACTCATATACGTATACATTGACGGGTGCAACGACTGAAGGGGTAGATGACAGCGATATCTTTGAGTACAGTGATGGTACGACAACTGGATATATAGGTGTTGCTATAGCTGACGATGCTCCTGTGACATCTGATGCCACTAATGAGATCGTCCTTCCATCAGTCGATACCAATATCCAGCTGATTCTTGATTTTTCAGGTTCAATGGCCTTTGCTATTGATGACGGAAATGGCGGAACGACAACGGCATTGGCCATTATGCAAACAGCAGTTACTGACATGCTAAACAAGTATGCGAACCTTGGAGATGTAAAAGTCAGTATAGTGACCTTCTCGGACAGTGCAACGACTTATCAGAGCAACGGTGAAGTATGGATGACGGTTGCTGAAGCTACTGCCTACGTCAACGGTTTGACAGATGCTGATATGGGTGGTGGTACATATTATGACACTGCCTTGACCCAAACCATGAGTACTTATGATACGGCAGGAAAAATAGTCGACGGACAAAATGTTACCTATTTCTTAACAGATGGCGCTCCTACATGGGGGCATGAAATTGGAACAGCAGAGGAGTCTATCTGGACGACTTTCTTGGATCTAAATGATGTGAACGCCTTTGTTTATGGAATGGGAACAGGTGCTTCGCAGGCCAATATTGATCCAATAGCATACGACGGCGTTACACCTGTTGATACAGACGGGGTCGTTGTGGCAAATGCAAATGACCTTCCACCTGTGTTACGTGATTCGGTCATTGATGCTTCGAGCGGTGGAATCGTTTCAGGCGGTGGCATTGGAACGAATGTCGGTTTTGGTGCCGACGGCGGTTATATTGAGTCCATTACAATAGATGGAAGTACGTATACTTACGACAGTGTTGCCAACACTATATCAGTTACAGGTGTTGATAACAGTACCTATGACAGTGTTACATACGAATTGACTATTGAAACTGCTTTGAACGGAAAATTTGTCATCAATGTCGATACGGGTGACTACACGTATACGGCATCAGGCGAACAGACGGTCAGAGAGACTGAAAGTATTGAATACAGTGTCATCGATGCCGACGGTGACACCAGCAGTTCGACATTGACCATCGGTATTAACCCTCCGGGAGGAATGCCATACATCTTAGAAACAGATACAACTGTGGTTGAAAACACGACCCAAGTCATCGGTACTGCTAAAGATGTCGACGGTACGATCGACAGCTCAACCTTGACAGCAACACACGGTACCGTTATACTCGAAACAAACGGCGATATTATCTATACGCCGGACAGCGGCTATCTGGGCAGTGATACGATCAGCGTATCGGTTACGGATAATGATGGCAATACCACAACTAAAGATATCGCTGTCTCAGTTCTTACGATTGCTGATAATGCTTTGACGATGAGTATCGATAATGGAACAGTTCTTACGGATACGGTTATTTATCAGGACACAACTGACTATGCATACAGTAATAATGGCGATACGCATACTTATAGCTCTTTTGGGGCAGATGGAAAAACAGTAACAATTGAAATTGATAATTATAGAGATAACAGAGATGAAGGTAGAATCATTTTTAGACAGGGGACGACAGTTGTCTATACAATAGAACTAGATGCTGCCACTACTGGTGGAAATAATCAACAACATTCATTTACTGTTGATCCCGGTGTTGCATTTGACAGTGTTGAAATTATTTCTGACGCAGATAGAAGTTTTGACATTTTAGATTTTAAAGTAAATGCAGATCTCTATAAATACGACTTGGCTTTAAATGCAGAGTTGCTGGGCAACAGCGGAACACTGTCAGATGTCACGCTTACAAATATTCCAACAGGTGTGACACTTCAAGACAGTAACGGAATCGAAATCGTGCAGAATGGCGATGGAAGCTATTCTGCGACACTTGATGAAAACGGTGCGGCCGTTGTTTCGATAACCTCTACGGATATGTTGACTACGGCAGAGAAAGATGCGATAACATCTTCGGTTACATCGACAGACAGTCTTGGGAATGAAGTCACTACAACGATAGGTGGTTCATTAGACGATAGCGTAGTATACGGTACAGGCGATATTGTAGATGGCGGTCTGGGCAGTGACACCATCACCATTGAAGCCGATATAAATCTCGACTTCTCCGATGCCAATATAGCCAATCATTTGTCAAATATTGAGCAGATCGATCTAACCAGTGGTGATCATGCGATTGTGAACCTGTCACTCGATGATATCTTGACCATGACAGACAGTAACAATACGTTGACTATTACCGGCGATGCTTCTGACAGTGTCGCAGCAGTAGATAAGAGTGGATGGACGCAAGATGCAATTAATGTTGGGAATGAAGATAACGGCGACGGTACAGCGACGTACGTCTACTCAAATGACACAACATCAGACAGTATCACCTTGACTATTGACGATAATGTGAACAATACTGCTCTTTAA
- a CDS encoding Ig-like domain-containing protein, with amino-acid sequence MHETYTVDTTLPVPTITLDANITADDVINAAESGQNIAITGVVGGEFNTGDTVTVTVNGVDSTGTVDAAGHFSINVAGSDLAADTTVSASVATTDAAGNPGSATDTETYTVDTTLPVPTITLDANITADDVINAAESGQNIAITGVVGGEFNTGDTVTVTVNGVDSTGTVDAAGHFSINVRGQT; translated from the coding sequence ATGCATGAGACGTACACAGTCGATACCACTCTTCCAGTCCCAACCATCACTCTAGATGCTAATATCACGGCTGATGATGTGATCAATGCAGCTGAGTCGGGTCAAAACATTGCGATCACTGGTGTAGTGGGCGGCGAGTTCAACACAGGCGATACAGTGACAGTCACTGTCAATGGTGTCGACTCAACTGGCACTGTCGATGCAGCTGGTCACTTCTCAATCAATGTCGCGGGGTCAGACCTAGCAGCTGATACAACTGTCAGTGCCAGTGTGGCAACGACAGATGCCGCTGGTAACCCTGGTAGTGCCACTGATACAGAGACGTACACAGTCGATACCACTCTTCCAGTCCCAACCATCACTCTAGATGCTAATATCACGGCTGATGATGTGATCAATGCAGCTGAGTCGGGTCAAAACATTGCGATCACTGGTGTAGTGGGCGGCGAGTTCAACACAGGCGATACAGTGACAGTCACTGTCAATGGTGTCGACTCAACTGGCACTGTCGATGCAGCTGGTCACTTCTCAATCAATGTCCGGGGTCAGACCTAG